One Streptomyces sp. NBC_01217 genomic region harbors:
- a CDS encoding NAD(P)/FAD-dependent oxidoreductase — translation MLMRQPLDVVVVGAGVVGAACAYYASRSGLSVAVVDRGPVAGGTTGAGEGNLLVSDKVPGPELELALLSASLWRRLSEELASDIEYEQKGGLVVAASGDSLTALDATAAGQRGAGVEAYHVTSDRLRDVEPHLAPGLAGGCHYPQDAQVQPALAAAELLRAAGRAGARLRLGEEVVGILRDREGAVRGVRTARDELRAPVVVNAAGTWGGELAALAGVGLPVLPRRGFVLVTEPLPRLIRHKVYAAEYVADVSSGSAALQTSPVVEGTPAGPVLIGASRERVGFDRTLSVPVIARLAAQAAALFPVLADVRVLRAYHGFRPYLPDHLPAIGPDPRVPGLFHACGHEGAGIGLAPATGLLIAEALAGQQPVLDLGPFAPDRFDTTCHAP, via the coding sequence GTGCTCATGAGACAGCCCCTGGATGTCGTCGTCGTCGGGGCCGGAGTGGTAGGTGCGGCCTGCGCCTACTACGCCTCCCGGTCCGGACTGTCCGTGGCCGTCGTCGACCGCGGACCGGTCGCCGGGGGCACCACAGGAGCCGGGGAGGGCAACCTCCTGGTCTCCGACAAAGTACCGGGACCCGAACTGGAACTGGCCCTTCTCTCCGCCTCCTTGTGGCGCCGGCTGTCGGAGGAACTTGCCTCCGACATCGAGTACGAGCAGAAGGGCGGCCTGGTCGTGGCGGCGTCCGGGGACTCGCTGACCGCCCTGGACGCGACCGCCGCCGGCCAGCGGGGAGCCGGAGTCGAGGCGTACCACGTCACATCCGACCGGCTCCGCGATGTCGAGCCCCACCTCGCACCGGGCCTCGCCGGAGGGTGCCACTACCCGCAGGATGCCCAGGTCCAACCGGCCCTGGCAGCAGCCGAGTTGTTACGGGCAGCCGGTCGGGCCGGGGCTCGCCTGCGCCTGGGGGAGGAGGTCGTCGGGATCCTCAGGGACCGGGAGGGCGCGGTACGCGGGGTGCGCACCGCACGGGACGAACTGCGCGCCCCGGTGGTCGTCAACGCGGCGGGCACCTGGGGCGGCGAACTGGCCGCGCTGGCCGGGGTGGGCCTGCCGGTCCTGCCGCGCCGGGGATTCGTGCTCGTCACCGAGCCGCTGCCGCGGCTGATCCGGCACAAGGTCTACGCGGCGGAGTACGTGGCCGATGTGTCGAGCGGGTCCGCGGCGCTCCAGACCTCCCCGGTGGTGGAGGGAACCCCCGCGGGGCCGGTGCTGATCGGGGCCAGCCGCGAGCGGGTCGGCTTCGACCGGACGCTGTCGGTCCCGGTGATCGCCCGGCTCGCCGCCCAGGCCGCCGCACTCTTTCCCGTACTGGCGGATGTGCGGGTACTGCGCGCCTACCACGGGTTTCGCCCCTACCTGCCGGATCATCTGCCCGCGATCGGCCCGGACCCCCGGGTGCCCGGTCTCTTCCACGCCTGCGGGCACGAAGGAGCCGGAATCGGGCTGGCCCCCGCGACCGGCCTGCTGATCGCCGAAGCGCTGGCCGGGCAACAGCCCGTACTCGATCTCGGACCGTTCGCCCCGGACCGGTTCGACACCACATGCCATGCCCCATGA
- a CDS encoding (2Fe-2S)-binding protein, with protein MRRSRARTPAELVGAQPGPEFRLTFDGRAIRGLPGQSIAAALWSAGILTWRTTRVHGRPRGAFCGIGACYDCLATVNGRPNQRACLLPARPGDAITTQEGDGHAVLDG; from the coding sequence GTGAGACGCAGCCGTGCACGCACCCCCGCCGAACTCGTCGGGGCACAGCCCGGACCGGAATTCCGGCTGACCTTCGACGGACGTGCGATCCGTGGACTGCCGGGCCAGAGCATCGCCGCCGCACTCTGGTCGGCGGGCATCCTGACCTGGCGCACCACCCGGGTCCACGGCAGGCCGCGGGGAGCCTTCTGCGGCATCGGTGCCTGTTATGACTGCCTGGCCACCGTCAACGGCCGGCCCAACCAGCGCGCGTGCCTGCTGCCCGCCCGGCCCGGCGACGCCATCACCACACAGGAGGGCGACGGGCATGCCGTGCTCGACGGATGA
- a CDS encoding FAD/NAD(P)-dependent oxidoreductase, translating into MPCSTDDHRSGDGDRAELAVVGAGPAGLAAAVTAADHGLAVVLLDASVTPGGQYYRSPADGLGATRPAALHHAWPVFAALSARLAAHRASGAIRHLPGHQVWTLERAGDGDWVLHAVTGTEEDRHSVVRARRLLLATGAHERQLPFPGWTLPGVVGAAGAQALLKSGLVLPGRRIVVAGSGPLLQAVALSLTRAGASVPVLIEASGYGVYARAPGVLAANPGKLAEGVRHGASLTRAGVRVLTHRAVTEVHGDDRVEAVTVSRVDRQWRPLPGTGREIACDALAVGHGLVPQLELALAAGCDTRVGADGTHAVTLDERLRTTVPGVWAAGETGGIGGVELALCEGELAALSISCEVRDEVRRTAARRAVALRRARRRLRAFASLMGAVHRPGAGWREWLTADTEVCRCEEVTAGRIRTACEELGAGDTRTVKLLTRAGMGWCQGRTCGFAVRELAAAHGTGHGTGGGSRRRCVEEQEGPGPDRRPLACPVTLSTLAGLTDPGETTATP; encoded by the coding sequence ATGCCGTGCTCGACGGATGACCACCGGTCAGGGGATGGGGACCGCGCCGAGCTCGCCGTGGTGGGCGCGGGGCCGGCCGGCCTGGCCGCGGCCGTCACAGCGGCGGACCACGGGCTCGCCGTGGTTCTGCTGGACGCGTCCGTCACGCCCGGTGGGCAGTACTACCGCAGCCCGGCCGACGGGCTCGGCGCCACCCGGCCCGCCGCCCTCCACCACGCCTGGCCGGTCTTCGCCGCACTCTCCGCACGACTTGCCGCGCACCGCGCGTCCGGCGCGATCCGCCATCTCCCCGGTCACCAGGTGTGGACGCTCGAACGAGCCGGTGACGGCGACTGGGTGCTGCACGCCGTGACCGGAACCGAGGAGGATCGCCACTCTGTCGTCCGGGCCCGCCGGCTGCTGCTGGCCACGGGCGCCCATGAACGCCAACTACCCTTCCCCGGCTGGACACTTCCCGGTGTCGTGGGCGCGGCCGGTGCCCAGGCGTTGCTCAAGTCCGGTCTGGTGCTGCCCGGTCGCCGGATCGTGGTCGCGGGGAGCGGACCGCTCCTGCAGGCCGTCGCCCTCTCGCTGACGCGTGCCGGGGCGAGCGTTCCTGTGCTGATCGAGGCGTCGGGCTATGGGGTGTACGCACGTGCACCCGGGGTGCTGGCCGCCAACCCCGGCAAGTTGGCGGAAGGAGTCCGGCACGGGGCGTCACTGACCCGTGCCGGAGTCCGGGTGCTGACCCACCGGGCGGTCACCGAAGTGCACGGCGATGACCGGGTGGAGGCGGTGACCGTCAGCCGGGTGGACCGACAGTGGCGTCCGCTGCCCGGGACCGGCCGCGAGATCGCCTGCGATGCGCTCGCCGTGGGACACGGGCTCGTTCCTCAGCTGGAACTCGCCCTGGCGGCGGGCTGCGATACGCGCGTGGGCGCCGACGGTACGCATGCGGTCACCCTCGACGAGCGGCTCAGGACCACCGTGCCAGGGGTCTGGGCGGCAGGGGAGACCGGCGGCATCGGTGGTGTGGAACTTGCCCTGTGTGAAGGGGAGTTGGCGGCGTTGTCCATCAGCTGTGAGGTACGGGACGAGGTGCGGCGGACAGCGGCGCGCAGAGCGGTCGCCCTGCGTCGTGCCCGGCGCCGCCTGCGGGCCTTCGCCTCGTTGATGGGCGCCGTGCACCGGCCGGGGGCGGGATGGCGCGAGTGGCTCACCGCCGACACGGAGGTCTGCCGTTGCGAAGAGGTCACCGCGGGCCGGATCCGTACCGCGTGCGAGGAACTCGGAGCCGGTGACACCAGGACCGTCAAACTGCTGACCCGGGCCGGAATGGGGTGGTGCCAGGGCCGGACCTGCGGATTCGCCGTCCGCGAACTGGCTGCCGCACACGGCACGGGACACGGCACCGGAGGCGGCTCCCGACGTCGTTGCGTTGAGGAGCAGGAGGGGCCCGGCCCCGACCGGCGACCGCTGGCCTGCCCCGTGACACTGTCCACGCTCGCCGGCCTGACCGACCCCGGGGAGACCACAGCCACACCCTGA
- a CDS encoding dihydrodipicolinate synthase family protein, with the protein MQTNAHPRSRPWHGVMVATPLTLRDDCTIDYDAYAAHVHQLIAAGCDGVVPNGSLGEYQTLTDSEREQVVRVAVEAAGDGSRVMPGVSAYGSAESRRWAEQAAEAGAGCVLLLPPNGYRCEDAAVRAHYAAVAEAGVPVVAYNNPYDTKVDLTPGLLATLHQEGSIVAVKEFSGDVRRAYEIAERAPGLDLLVGADDVLLELALAGAVGWIAGCPNMLPSCCVELYRAAVTGDMATALPLYRELHPLLRWDSKPEFVQAIKASMDVVGRHGGRTRPPRLPLPADDAAAVRAATEKVLAGGLA; encoded by the coding sequence ATGCAGACGAACGCCCACCCGCGCAGCCGCCCCTGGCACGGTGTCATGGTCGCCACACCACTGACCCTGCGCGACGACTGCACCATCGACTACGACGCGTACGCCGCGCACGTCCACCAGCTCATCGCGGCGGGCTGCGACGGTGTGGTGCCCAATGGATCGCTGGGGGAGTACCAGACCCTGACCGACAGCGAACGCGAGCAGGTGGTCCGGGTCGCCGTCGAGGCGGCGGGCGACGGCAGCCGCGTCATGCCGGGGGTCTCCGCCTACGGCAGCGCGGAGTCACGGCGCTGGGCGGAACAGGCCGCGGAGGCGGGCGCCGGTTGTGTTCTGCTCCTGCCGCCCAACGGCTACCGCTGCGAGGACGCGGCGGTCCGCGCCCACTACGCGGCCGTGGCCGAAGCAGGGGTTCCGGTCGTCGCGTACAACAACCCCTACGACACCAAGGTGGATCTGACCCCGGGCCTGCTCGCCACCCTCCACCAGGAGGGCAGCATCGTGGCGGTCAAGGAGTTCAGCGGCGACGTGCGAAGGGCGTACGAGATCGCCGAGCGAGCGCCGGGCCTCGACCTGCTCGTGGGCGCCGACGACGTCCTGCTGGAACTGGCACTCGCCGGGGCCGTCGGCTGGATCGCGGGCTGCCCGAACATGCTGCCGTCCTGCTGCGTCGAGCTGTACCGGGCCGCTGTGACGGGTGACATGGCAACTGCCCTGCCGCTGTACCGGGAGCTGCATCCCCTGCTCCGATGGGACTCGAAGCCGGAGTTCGTCCAGGCCATCAAGGCATCCATGGACGTGGTCGGACGCCACGGCGGCCGTACCCGCCCGCCACGCCTTCCCCTGCCCGCCGACGACGCGGCCGCCGTACGCGCCGCGACGGAGAAGGTACTGGCGGGGGGCCTCGCCTGA
- a CDS encoding proline racemase family protein produces MQTRHIFHAVDSHTEGMPTRVITGGIGTIPGATMAERRRYFQEHRDAVRTLLMYEPRGHAAMSGAILQPPTRPDADFGVLYIEVSGFLPMCGHGTIGVATVLVETGMVEVTEPVTTVRLDTPAGLVSVDVRVRDGAAVAVTLTNVPAFSVALDRTADVPGYGAVRYDLAYGGNFYAMVHLSDLGLPFDRARKEDILSAGLALMDAVNAADRPVHPEDPDIHGLKHVQFVAPGSDARHSRHAMAIHPGWFDRSPCGTGTSARMAQLHARGELPLDTDFVNESFIGTSFTGRLVDETTVAGRPAVVPTVTGRAWITGTAQFFLDPSDPFPEGFLL; encoded by the coding sequence TTGCAGACACGTCATATCTTCCATGCCGTCGACTCACACACCGAAGGCATGCCCACCCGCGTCATCACCGGTGGCATCGGCACCATCCCCGGTGCCACGATGGCCGAACGGCGCAGGTACTTCCAGGAGCACCGGGACGCCGTGCGCACCCTGCTCATGTACGAACCCCGCGGCCACGCCGCCATGAGCGGCGCCATCCTCCAGCCGCCCACCCGGCCCGACGCGGACTTCGGCGTCCTCTACATAGAGGTCTCGGGCTTTCTGCCGATGTGCGGGCACGGCACCATCGGCGTCGCGACCGTTCTGGTGGAGACCGGCATGGTCGAGGTGACCGAGCCCGTCACCACCGTACGGCTGGACACCCCGGCCGGACTCGTCAGCGTCGACGTCCGGGTACGCGACGGCGCGGCCGTCGCCGTCACCCTGACCAACGTCCCCGCGTTCAGCGTCGCACTCGACCGGACGGCGGACGTGCCCGGCTACGGAGCGGTGCGCTACGACCTCGCCTACGGCGGCAACTTCTACGCGATGGTGCACCTCTCCGACCTCGGGCTGCCCTTCGACCGGGCACGCAAGGAGGACATCCTGTCGGCGGGACTCGCCCTGATGGACGCGGTCAATGCCGCCGACCGGCCCGTCCACCCGGAGGATCCGGACATCCACGGACTCAAGCACGTGCAGTTCGTCGCACCCGGTTCCGATGCCCGCCACTCCCGGCACGCGATGGCGATCCACCCCGGCTGGTTCGACCGGTCGCCCTGCGGAACCGGCACTTCGGCACGTATGGCCCAGCTGCACGCGCGCGGTGAACTTCCCCTGGACACCGACTTCGTGAACGAGTCCTTCATCGGCACCTCGTTCACCGGGCGCCTCGTCGATGAGACCACCGTGGCCGGGCGGCCCGCCGTCGTCCCCACCGTCACAGGACGGGCCTGGATCACCGGTACCGCACAATTCTTCCTGGACCCGTCCGACCCCTTCCCCGAAGGATTCCTGTTGTGA
- a CDS encoding ornithine cyclodeaminase family protein, whose amino-acid sequence MNLPLLGADDIEALGPTGAADALEAALSGGLDPERTPARHHVTVPGGELLIMPATTRQVTGVKIAGVAPGNPARNLPRITGSYLLLDGPTLLPLALLDGAALTALRTPAVSALAIRHLTGPVVRHLVLFGTGPQAYGHLAAVLAERPVERVTVIGRTPHRVAALVEHARRLGTDARAGGARGAEEVATADLVLCCTTSATPLFDGTLVPDGATVVAVGSHSPDAREVDTALVARSAVIVESRSAALSEAGDLLIPMAEGAFTAESVAANLAELVAGRSLGGKAADPERPRLFKSVGMGWEDLAVAAAVHRKSAP is encoded by the coding sequence GTGAATCTGCCCCTGCTCGGCGCCGACGACATCGAGGCCCTGGGACCGACCGGAGCCGCGGACGCCCTGGAGGCGGCGCTGAGCGGGGGACTCGATCCGGAGAGAACCCCCGCCCGGCACCATGTCACCGTGCCCGGCGGGGAACTGCTGATCATGCCCGCCACCACCCGGCAGGTGACCGGGGTGAAGATCGCCGGAGTCGCGCCGGGCAACCCGGCGCGCAACCTGCCCCGGATCACCGGGAGCTATCTGCTGCTCGACGGCCCCACTCTGCTGCCGCTCGCCCTGCTCGACGGGGCCGCGCTCACCGCGCTGCGCACACCGGCCGTGTCCGCACTCGCGATCCGGCACCTCACCGGGCCCGTCGTGCGGCATCTGGTGCTCTTCGGAACCGGCCCCCAGGCATACGGACACCTTGCCGCGGTGCTCGCCGAACGGCCCGTCGAACGCGTCACCGTGATCGGCCGTACCCCGCACCGGGTCGCCGCACTGGTCGAGCACGCCCGCCGGCTCGGCACGGACGCCCGTGCGGGTGGGGCGCGCGGGGCCGAGGAGGTCGCGACGGCCGATCTGGTGCTCTGCTGCACCACGTCCGCAACCCCGCTGTTCGACGGCACCCTCGTACCGGACGGGGCGACGGTCGTGGCGGTCGGCTCGCACAGCCCGGATGCCCGGGAGGTCGACACCGCTCTAGTGGCGCGCTCCGCCGTGATCGTCGAATCGAGGTCGGCGGCCCTGTCGGAGGCGGGCGATCTGCTGATCCCGATGGCGGAAGGAGCGTTCACAGCCGAGTCCGTCGCCGCCAATCTTGCCGAGCTGGTGGCGGGCCGGAGCCTCGGTGGGAAAGCGGCCGACCCGGAGCGCCCACGGCTCTTCAAGAGCGTCGGAATGGGCTGGGAGGACCTCGCGGTCGCGGCCGCGGTGCACCGGAAGTCGGCGCCCTGA
- a CDS encoding GntR family transcriptional regulator — MARLTTLNTLSAQEHLRDRVANALRAALIAGDLRPGTIYSAPALAAEFGVSATPVREAMLDLAREGLVEAVRNKGFRITELTEQDLDDFTELRAMIEVPTVGRIARMGKAKELKALRPLALEIVAAAAEHDIIGYLEADRRFHLELLALAGNRRLVEEVGNLRKRSRLFGLNRLAATGMLTASAEEHVELLDVMIAGDAQRAERRMLTHMSHVRNLWAEEQARDTGTGDRRIKRVPLPVAEA; from the coding sequence ATGGCCCGCCTGACGACGCTCAACACCCTCTCGGCGCAGGAGCACTTGCGCGACCGAGTGGCGAACGCCCTCAGAGCGGCCCTGATCGCAGGGGATCTCCGTCCGGGCACGATCTACTCCGCTCCCGCGCTCGCCGCCGAATTCGGGGTGTCCGCCACCCCGGTCCGCGAGGCCATGCTCGACCTGGCGCGCGAGGGCCTGGTCGAAGCGGTCCGCAACAAGGGCTTTCGGATAACCGAGTTGACCGAGCAGGATCTCGACGACTTCACCGAACTCCGGGCCATGATCGAGGTCCCCACCGTCGGGCGCATCGCCCGGATGGGCAAGGCCAAGGAGCTGAAGGCGCTGCGGCCGCTCGCCCTGGAGATCGTCGCCGCCGCTGCCGAGCACGACATCATCGGCTACCTGGAGGCCGACCGCCGCTTCCATCTCGAACTGCTCGCCCTGGCCGGCAACCGTCGGCTGGTGGAGGAGGTCGGCAATCTGCGCAAGCGGTCGCGCCTCTTCGGGCTGAACCGGCTTGCCGCGACGGGAATGTTGACCGCATCGGCCGAGGAGCACGTCGAACTGCTCGATGTCATGATCGCCGGTGACGCACAGCGCGCCGAGCGACGCATGCTGACCCATATGTCACATGTCAGGAACCTCTGGGCCGAGGAGCAGGCGCGCGACACGGGCACGGGAGACAGGCGGATCAAAAGGGTGCCGCTGCCGGTCGCCGAAGCCTGA